Proteins found in one Serratia plymuthica genomic segment:
- a CDS encoding MgtC family protein, giving the protein MAMTPFVLNLLLAMSLGAVIGAERQWRQRMAGLRTNALVATGAAVFILSSMSTDPSSAGRVAAQIVSGIGFLGAGVIMREGLNIRGLNTAATLWCSAAIGVLCGLGQYWNAVLATLVILCANILLREAAQRINLQPQQQALDLEQCYRIQVTCGEQDEILVRTLILQALNGVALRLQSLRSADISLPGQLEVCAEITANPAAQKEIEGIVCRVSLEKSVSAVRWRVVSELPV; this is encoded by the coding sequence ATGGCTATGACTCCTTTTGTTTTAAATTTATTACTGGCGATGAGCCTGGGCGCGGTTATTGGCGCCGAGCGGCAGTGGCGTCAGCGTATGGCCGGCCTGCGCACCAATGCGCTGGTGGCCACCGGTGCGGCGGTGTTTATCCTCAGCTCCATGTCCACCGATCCTTCCAGTGCCGGGCGGGTTGCCGCGCAGATTGTTTCCGGCATCGGCTTTCTGGGCGCCGGGGTGATCATGCGTGAAGGGCTGAACATCCGTGGCCTGAATACCGCCGCCACGCTGTGGTGCTCGGCGGCGATTGGCGTGTTGTGCGGTCTGGGGCAGTACTGGAATGCGGTACTGGCGACGCTGGTGATCCTGTGCGCGAATATTCTGCTGCGCGAAGCGGCGCAGCGCATCAATCTGCAACCTCAACAGCAGGCGTTAGATCTGGAACAGTGTTATCGCATTCAGGTTACCTGCGGCGAACAAGATGAAATACTGGTACGCACTCTGATATTGCAGGCGCTGAACGGTGTGGCGCTAAGATTGCAATCCTTGCGCAGCGCCGATATATCCCTCCCTGGTCAGCTTGAGGTTTGCGCGGAGATAACCGCCAATCCCGCAGCGCAAAAAGAAATTGAAGGTATTGTCTGCCGCGTCAGCCTGGAAAAAAGCGTTAGCGCCGTACGCTGGCGAGTGGTTTCTGAATTACCGGTTTGA
- a CDS encoding glycoside hydrolase: protein MNMLRLSISFALFAAFPAGALLLQQGTARFDIDPATLQITAGKTIVNQAQAGQTVAKLQSAPTQARWQWPDSAMQVSARLEDGDLRLSFSSSRAQTLNWFTLPQQAGTLLLPIGEGSRIPLDNAIWQRYLVKEMTPLDTNWDLKLPLWSQEQQGKVYSWLLLTPFSNQVSFAGAKGAFSMRSSHQFNRFNQQQAFDVLLHVGETPLSGARRYRQYLQQSGQFSSLRDKIRTAPEGEKLIGATHIYLWGDKLLAPADVKNWPGLLSWLNSPPGEALRRKMDAESRKALRQPAGKTPEGWQQLTLIDALNQALVALTPLNATPDDPDFLEAQHRQAAGLRELAQRQLGAYLAPADSWGQGLAKPLIEALHQAGLPRLWLGTDNWTAEFLHPQAVESARKLGYLIASYDSYDTAIPRGVNDSWLTAQLPTALREDCAIVRADGTKKPGFGKQGYYLNPGCVLPYSQQRMRSLVQLAGLNSLFLDVDGTGMVSDDYQLHHPTGAAQMAQARNARLAWFSDTLKLPLGSEDGNAVTARHIMFAHGMETWGFGWGDKQMNQDKSSPYYLGAWWPNAQPAFFFSPAKVKEPYRTVEFDPRYRLPLYQAVFHDAVISSHHWNYDNLKFSDVKTARSLLSQLYNTAPMFHLSRATLQARLPEIKRADAAFRPLHQALWDKALTDFRWLDATGWVQQTTFSDGSTLTANFGNRPFEGIAAQSLQAKLADGRTLNIAQ from the coding sequence ATGAACATGCTTCGCCTTTCCATCAGTTTCGCTCTGTTTGCCGCTTTCCCCGCCGGCGCCCTGTTGCTGCAACAGGGAACGGCCCGTTTTGACATCGACCCGGCCACGCTGCAAATCACCGCAGGCAAAACCATCGTCAATCAGGCGCAGGCCGGGCAAACCGTGGCAAAACTGCAAAGCGCGCCGACGCAGGCCCGTTGGCAATGGCCGGACAGCGCCATGCAGGTGTCCGCCAGACTCGAGGACGGCGATCTGCGTCTTAGCTTCAGCAGCAGCCGGGCGCAGACGTTGAACTGGTTCACCCTGCCGCAGCAGGCGGGCACCCTGTTGCTGCCAATAGGTGAAGGCAGCCGTATCCCGCTGGATAACGCCATCTGGCAGCGGTATCTGGTTAAGGAAATGACGCCGCTGGATACCAACTGGGATCTGAAACTGCCGCTGTGGAGCCAGGAACAACAAGGCAAGGTGTATAGCTGGCTGCTGCTTACGCCGTTCAGCAATCAGGTCAGTTTTGCCGGCGCAAAGGGCGCATTCAGCATGCGCAGTAGCCACCAGTTCAACCGTTTTAATCAGCAACAGGCTTTCGACGTGTTGCTGCATGTGGGTGAAACGCCATTGTCCGGCGCGCGCCGTTATCGCCAGTATTTGCAACAAAGCGGCCAGTTCAGCAGCCTGCGCGATAAAATCCGCACGGCCCCGGAGGGCGAAAAGCTGATTGGTGCCACGCATATCTATCTGTGGGGCGACAAACTGCTGGCACCCGCCGACGTGAAAAACTGGCCGGGCCTGCTGTCCTGGCTCAACTCCCCGCCTGGCGAGGCGCTGCGGCGGAAAATGGATGCCGAAAGCCGGAAAGCGCTGCGCCAACCGGCGGGAAAAACGCCGGAGGGCTGGCAACAACTGACGCTGATCGACGCCCTGAACCAGGCGCTGGTCGCGCTGACGCCGCTCAACGCTACGCCGGATGACCCAGACTTCCTGGAAGCGCAACATCGTCAGGCCGCCGGCTTGCGTGAGCTGGCGCAACGGCAGCTTGGCGCCTATCTGGCACCGGCAGATAGCTGGGGCCAGGGATTGGCTAAGCCGTTGATCGAGGCGCTGCATCAGGCCGGGCTGCCGCGCCTGTGGTTGGGCACCGATAACTGGACCGCCGAGTTCCTGCATCCGCAGGCGGTGGAGAGCGCCAGGAAGTTGGGCTATCTCATCGCCAGTTACGACTCTTACGACACGGCGATTCCCCGCGGAGTCAACGACAGCTGGCTGACGGCCCAGTTGCCGACTGCGCTGCGTGAAGACTGCGCCATCGTACGCGCCGACGGCACTAAAAAACCCGGTTTCGGCAAGCAGGGCTACTACCTGAATCCCGGTTGCGTGCTGCCCTATTCCCAACAGCGCATGCGCAGCCTGGTACAATTGGCCGGGCTGAACAGCCTGTTCCTTGACGTTGACGGCACCGGAATGGTGTCTGACGACTATCAGCTCCACCACCCTACCGGCGCTGCGCAAATGGCACAGGCGCGCAACGCACGGCTGGCCTGGTTCAGCGACACGCTAAAACTGCCGCTCGGCTCCGAGGATGGCAATGCGGTGACCGCCCGCCACATCATGTTTGCTCACGGTATGGAAACCTGGGGCTTCGGCTGGGGTGACAAGCAGATGAATCAGGATAAATCCTCGCCCTACTATCTGGGTGCCTGGTGGCCGAATGCCCAGCCGGCCTTTTTCTTCAGCCCGGCCAAGGTCAAAGAACCCTACCGAACGGTGGAGTTTGATCCGCGTTATCGCCTGCCGCTGTACCAGGCGGTGTTTCACGATGCCGTTATCAGCAGCCACCACTGGAATTACGACAACCTGAAATTCAGCGATGTCAAAACCGCGCGCAGCCTGCTCAGCCAGTTGTACAACACTGCGCCCATGTTCCATCTCAGTCGCGCTACCCTGCAGGCACGGCTGCCGGAGATCAAGCGCGCCGATGCGGCGTTCCGCCCGCTGCATCAGGCGCTGTGGGATAAAGCGCTGACGGACTTCCGCTGGCTGGATGCGACGGGCTGGGTACAGCAAACCACCTTCAGCGACGGTTCAACCTTGACCGCCAACTTTGGCAACCGGCCGTTCGAGGGCATCGCCGCCCAGAGTCTGCAAGCCAAACTGGCGGACGGTCGCACCCTGAACATCGCGCAATAG
- a CDS encoding CoA transferase, producing the protein MTTLTQKLLDEIWQSLGHSATPVGPLTISGEGELASAFPVTELATACWGAAGLACAGLLQQSKGDMPQVFVDRRLASLWFGWTLRPLGWQLPAAWDALAGDYATRDGWIRLHTNAPHHRKAVEQVLGPHQDKGTLAQKVLEWQKSELEQAVIEAGGCAAEMRPVEAWRQHIQGKSVALEPLIHRKLQPEAPPPDWVLPAARPLHGVRVLDLTRIIAGPIATRFLAGLGADVLRIDPYGWDEPGVEHEVILGKRCARLNLHNAHDRHTFEHLLKSADVIVHGYRAGALEKLGYGAEQRRALSPGLIDVCLNAYGWSGPWRGRRGFDSLVQMSCGLASSGMTWKNAATPVPLPVQALDHATGYLMATAVLHGMRERLARGTGYSARLSLARTAQLLFDNPYPQDHRSKPLAPITAADENPETELTHWGAALRLGAPLHLKGTALLWALPATALGTSQPEWLRR; encoded by the coding sequence ATGACTACCCTAACCCAAAAGCTACTCGACGAGATCTGGCAAAGCCTGGGCCACAGCGCCACGCCAGTGGGCCCATTGACGATCAGCGGTGAAGGCGAACTGGCCAGCGCGTTCCCGGTGACCGAACTGGCTACGGCTTGCTGGGGGGCTGCCGGCCTGGCCTGCGCCGGGCTATTACAACAAAGCAAAGGCGATATGCCGCAGGTATTTGTCGATCGTCGGCTGGCTTCGTTGTGGTTCGGCTGGACCTTGCGGCCGCTGGGGTGGCAACTGCCCGCCGCCTGGGATGCGCTGGCGGGTGATTATGCCACGCGCGACGGCTGGATCCGCCTGCATACCAATGCGCCGCATCACCGTAAAGCGGTGGAACAGGTGCTGGGGCCGCATCAGGATAAAGGCACACTGGCGCAAAAGGTGCTGGAGTGGCAAAAAAGCGAATTGGAACAGGCGGTGATTGAGGCCGGCGGCTGCGCGGCGGAAATGCGCCCGGTCGAGGCGTGGCGGCAGCATATTCAAGGCAAAAGCGTCGCGCTGGAGCCGTTAATCCACCGCAAGCTGCAACCGGAAGCCCCACCGCCCGACTGGGTGCTGCCGGCCGCCAGACCGCTGCACGGCGTGCGAGTGCTGGATCTGACGCGGATTATCGCCGGGCCGATCGCCACCCGCTTTCTGGCCGGATTGGGCGCGGACGTATTGCGCATCGATCCCTACGGTTGGGACGAGCCAGGCGTCGAGCATGAAGTGATCCTCGGTAAACGTTGTGCACGCCTGAACCTGCATAACGCTCACGATCGCCACACCTTTGAGCATCTGCTGAAAAGTGCCGATGTCATCGTTCATGGTTACCGCGCAGGCGCGCTGGAAAAATTGGGCTATGGCGCGGAACAACGGCGCGCGCTGTCGCCGGGGTTGATCGACGTCTGTCTGAACGCTTACGGCTGGAGCGGCCCGTGGCGCGGGCGGCGCGGCTTCGATAGTCTGGTGCAGATGAGCTGCGGGTTGGCATCCTCGGGCATGACGTGGAAAAACGCCGCCACGCCGGTGCCATTGCCGGTACAGGCGCTGGATCATGCTACCGGTTACCTGATGGCGACGGCGGTGCTGCATGGCATGCGCGAGCGGTTGGCGCGCGGCACAGGTTACAGTGCGCGGCTTTCGCTGGCCCGCACCGCACAGCTGCTGTTCGATAATCCTTATCCGCAGGATCACAGGTCAAAGCCGCTGGCGCCGATAACCGCGGCTGATGAAAACCCGGAAACCGAGTTGACCCACTGGGGTGCAGCGCTGCGCCTTGGCGCCCCGTTGCATTTGAAGGGTACGGCGCTGCTCTGGGCTCTGCCCGCTACCGCTCTGGGCACTTCCCAGCCGGAATGGCTACGCCGCTGA
- a CDS encoding LysR substrate-binding domain-containing protein — protein MFNERVPLHTLPTFVIAAKLENLRATAQQVHLTHGAVSQQIQQLEQAIGCALFERCGRGLRLNAAGRELLAVAEPALQALQQGIGRVRRIAQSHTLRISVLPSFAHYWLMPRLPAFRDACAGIALDIDASLAVQDLSRKGFDVAIRIGEGQWPNLQAQRIASGEVVPVAIPELAQQWQAAFDKGSPRMPLLEHDVTPWRSWFAAHQREECGQQLALFNDAGLLIRAAEQGFGIALVKRLLVSDALAEGRLVALAEAKHLDKSDFYLVWPQTAGLTPAVEELLHWLQRQLA, from the coding sequence ATGTTCAATGAGCGTGTTCCCTTGCATACCCTGCCGACGTTTGTGATTGCCGCCAAACTGGAGAATTTGCGCGCCACCGCGCAGCAGGTGCATCTTACCCACGGCGCGGTCAGCCAACAGATCCAGCAGCTCGAACAGGCGATCGGCTGCGCGTTGTTTGAACGTTGCGGGCGCGGGTTGCGTCTGAACGCCGCCGGCCGCGAACTGCTGGCGGTGGCGGAGCCGGCGCTGCAGGCACTGCAACAGGGAATTGGCCGTGTCAGGCGTATTGCGCAAAGCCACACGCTGCGCATCAGCGTGCTGCCCTCTTTCGCTCACTATTGGTTAATGCCGCGTCTGCCCGCTTTCCGCGATGCCTGCGCCGGCATTGCGCTGGATATCGACGCTTCTCTGGCGGTGCAGGATCTGTCGCGCAAGGGATTTGATGTGGCCATTCGTATTGGCGAGGGCCAATGGCCGAACTTGCAGGCGCAGCGTATCGCTTCCGGGGAGGTGGTGCCGGTTGCCATTCCAGAGTTGGCGCAGCAGTGGCAGGCGGCATTCGACAAGGGTTCACCGCGCATGCCGCTGCTGGAGCATGATGTTACGCCGTGGCGCAGCTGGTTTGCAGCGCATCAGCGGGAGGAATGCGGGCAGCAACTGGCTCTGTTTAATGACGCCGGTTTGCTGATCCGCGCCGCAGAGCAGGGGTTCGGCATTGCGCTGGTGAAAAGGCTGCTGGTGAGCGATGCCCTGGCGGAGGGACGTTTGGTCGCGTTGGCTGAGGCAAAGCATCTGGATAAGAGCGATTTTTATCTGGTTTGGCCGCAGACCGCCGGTTTGACGCCGGCGGTCGAAGAGTTACTGCACTGGTTGCAGCGCCAACTGGCCTGA
- a CDS encoding pyridoxal phosphate-dependent decarboxylase family protein produces MHPRLQQDLDQFPQILDRTRQLADGFLAGLKQRPVYPPLEAQQLQLGDDQLADSGNGALAALEDFWLRYAEGLSGSAGPRYFGFVTGGATPAALAGDWLVSATDQNSLLSHDTVAAAIELATIEQLKSLLGLPKAFSGSFVSGATMANFVGIAIGRQWLGQQRGIDVAEQGLAALGPIQVLSANAHSSSVKALSMLGIGRDALKIIDSLPDSEAIDTAALERHLAASNGMPVIVLASAGTVNTVTFDDLPRLLALRERYPFWLHVDAAFGGVAACSPHYSPLLTGWEQADSITVDAHKWLNVPYDSAIQFTRHLELQMQVFQNHSVYMEAPTLRPDDYLHLTPENSRRFRALPLWMALKAYGRSGMQDMVERNIRLARQLGAELDASEGFHLLAPVNLNVVCFALSNVKEDAETARDRFIARLDRHGVVRCTPTRFNGQPGIRAALVNWMTEEEDIRLALESLRHCLPEAL; encoded by the coding sequence ATGCACCCTCGCTTACAGCAGGATCTTGACCAATTTCCACAGATACTCGACCGGACCCGCCAGTTGGCTGACGGATTTCTCGCCGGGTTGAAGCAGCGCCCGGTTTACCCTCCTCTTGAGGCCCAGCAGCTGCAGTTGGGCGACGACCAACTGGCGGACAGTGGCAACGGCGCTTTGGCGGCGCTGGAGGATTTCTGGTTACGCTATGCCGAGGGTCTATCAGGCAGCGCCGGGCCGCGTTATTTTGGCTTCGTCACCGGCGGCGCCACTCCGGCCGCGCTGGCGGGGGATTGGCTGGTTAGTGCCACAGACCAAAACAGCCTGCTGAGCCACGACACCGTTGCCGCGGCGATTGAGCTGGCGACTATTGAGCAATTGAAGTCGTTGCTGGGTTTACCGAAAGCGTTTAGCGGCAGCTTTGTCAGCGGGGCGACCATGGCCAACTTTGTCGGCATCGCTATTGGCCGCCAGTGGCTGGGGCAACAACGTGGGATCGATGTCGCCGAACAGGGATTGGCGGCATTAGGCCCCATTCAGGTGCTGTCGGCGAATGCCCATTCCAGCAGCGTGAAGGCACTCAGCATGCTCGGGATCGGCCGCGATGCGCTGAAAATCATCGACAGCCTGCCGGATTCCGAAGCCATAGACACCGCAGCGCTGGAGCGGCACCTGGCCGCCAGCAATGGCATGCCTGTCATCGTGCTGGCCAGCGCCGGCACGGTCAACACCGTAACCTTCGACGATTTGCCGCGCCTGCTGGCGCTGCGCGAACGCTACCCGTTCTGGTTGCACGTTGATGCCGCTTTTGGCGGTGTCGCCGCCTGTTCACCGCACTATTCCCCGCTGTTGACCGGCTGGGAGCAAGCAGATTCGATCACCGTTGACGCGCATAAATGGTTGAATGTGCCCTACGACAGCGCCATTCAATTCACCCGTCATCTGGAACTGCAGATGCAGGTTTTCCAAAACCATTCGGTCTATATGGAAGCGCCGACGTTGCGCCCGGACGACTACCTGCACCTGACGCCGGAAAATTCACGGCGTTTCCGCGCCCTGCCATTATGGATGGCGCTTAAAGCCTATGGCCGCAGCGGCATGCAGGACATGGTTGAGCGTAATATCCGGTTGGCGCGCCAACTGGGCGCAGAGTTGGATGCCAGCGAGGGTTTTCATCTGCTGGCACCGGTCAATCTGAACGTGGTGTGCTTCGCTCTCAGTAACGTTAAAGAGGATGCCGAAACCGCACGGGATCGCTTTATCGCCCGGCTCGATCGGCATGGCGTAGTGCGTTGTACCCCCACACGTTTTAACGGGCAACCCGGGATCCGCGCCGCATTGGTCAATTGGATGACGGAAGAAGAAGATATCCGCCTGGCGCTGGAATCATTGCGGCACTGCCTGCCTGAAGCGCTGTAA
- the rcsA gene encoding transcriptional regulator RcsA — translation MPTIIMDSCSYTRLGLTDYLTAHGVKKRQISAINDIDDLHEKCSKLKPSLVFINEDCFIHEANATERIKRVISLHPDTLFFIFMAITNVHFDDYLYVRKNVIISSKSIKPETMNQLLSHYLEKKATRAEKTSFDQTPVTLSQTESNMLRMWMSGQGTIQISDQMQIKAKTVSSHKGNIKRKIKTHNKQIIYHVVRLTDTLTSGIFVNSR, via the coding sequence ATGCCAACGATCATTATGGATTCATGCAGCTATACAAGATTGGGTTTAACAGACTACCTGACAGCACACGGAGTAAAAAAACGCCAAATTAGTGCCATCAACGACATCGACGATCTGCATGAAAAATGCAGCAAGTTGAAACCTAGCCTGGTGTTTATTAACGAAGATTGCTTTATACACGAAGCCAATGCGACGGAACGTATAAAACGGGTGATTTCACTGCACCCGGACACCTTATTCTTCATCTTTATGGCCATCACCAACGTACATTTTGACGATTATTTATATGTTCGTAAAAATGTCATCATCTCGTCAAAATCCATCAAGCCAGAGACTATGAATCAGCTACTTAGTCACTATCTTGAGAAGAAAGCCACTCGCGCCGAAAAGACCTCATTTGACCAAACGCCGGTTACGCTAAGTCAAACAGAATCGAACATGTTGCGCATGTGGATGTCGGGTCAGGGAACCATCCAGATATCCGACCAGATGCAAATTAAGGCCAAGACAGTCTCTTCCCACAAGGGAAATATCAAAAGAAAAATTAAAACGCACAACAAGCAAATTATTTATCATGTTGTCCGTTTAACCGACACCTTAACCAGTGGGATATTTGTCAATAGCCGCTAG
- the dsrB gene encoding protein DsrB has protein sequence MKVNDLVTVKTDGELKREGVILAVEEFNEGIMYLVALDDYPAGVWFFNEIDSRDGTFVELRQAR, from the coding sequence ATGAAAGTTAACGATCTGGTAACGGTAAAAACTGACGGTGAACTGAAACGTGAAGGGGTGATATTGGCGGTAGAAGAATTTAATGAAGGGATCATGTACCTGGTCGCTCTGGACGACTATCCTGCCGGCGTCTGGTTCTTCAACGAGATTGACAGCCGTGACGGCACCTTCGTTGAGTTGCGACAGGCCAGGTAG